ATTGTATCAAAAAGTAAATGTACTCAAAGATCAGGGGATCAACAGCGAAATGCCTTATAAAGAAGTAATTGATCAGGCATTTAACGAAAGCGATAATATCGAACCTCCGCAGATAGATACAGAATTACTTTTAACCAGCATGTATATTTTCTATGCTAGTAATGTTTATTCTGGCGTAGATCCTGCAACTTTAAAGAAAATAGGTTGGTATTTACCAGCTAAAAGTATTTCGTATTCTAAAATTTTAGACTCTTTAATTGTCGATACAAACCGATTGAACGAAGACGACAATCTTTTATTTAGTCAGTACTACAAACTAAAAGATGCCTTAAAAAAATACAGACAAATAGAAAAAGATAATCTTTGGCAGAAAATTACAATCGACAGTCTTAACTACAAAGATTTACGACCAGATGACACAGCTGTTGCGATAAAACAAATCAGAAATCGTTTGTTTGTGGTGGGAGATCTTAAACGCGATTCTCAGAGTGACGTATATGATGAAGAATTAATGGCTGGAGTTTTAGATTATAAAAAACGATACAATCTTAAAATAAATTATGCCATAACACGAGATCATATCAATCAAATGAATGAACCAATCAGCAAAAGCATTAAAACGATCATGCTGAATATGGAAAGATGCCGATGGATTCCGACCAATTTATCTAAAGCAGAAGAATATGTAATGGTGAATATTCCATCATTCAGAATGTTTTATGTGAAAGATGGAAAATATGCGCTCGTTTCTGATATTTTTGTTGGAAACAGATTGAGTGAAACTGTGATTTTCAGCGGTACTATGGATAGAATCGTTTTTAGTCCCTATTGGTATGTGCCGAACAGCATTATTCAAAACGAATTGAAACTCCAGATGGCAAGAGATAAAAACTATCTGGCCGATCATAATATGGAATGGAACGGCGGAAAAGTAAGGCAGAAACCAGGGCCTAAAAACTCTCTAGGTTTAGTGAAATTTATGTTCCCAAATCCAAATGATATTTACATGCACGATACACCTGCAAAAAGTTTGTTTGAATTTGAAAACCGTACTTTCAGCCATGGCTGTATTAATGTAAAAGAAGCAAAAAATCTGGCATTGGCTATTTTAAAAGATGACCCAGACTGGCCGGTCGATAAAATTGATAAAGCCATGAGTGGTGAAAAAGAAACGACTTGCATGCTGAAACATAAAATTCCAGTTTACATTGGTTATTTTACAGCTTGGGTTCAGGATAATGGCGAAATTAACTTTTTCCCAGACGTGTATAGCCGAGACGAAAGTTTAGATAAACTTCTTTATTCAGATTCTGTAACCATGAAATAAAATAGAAAATAAAAAACCCGGCAGATTTAAAAATACAATCTGTCGGGTTCTAAAAAAAATGGTCTACAAGCTTATTCGTATTTTAAATATTTTAAAACGTCTATTTTGGTTACCTGAAATGCTTTTGTTAAGACAATTAATAATGTCAGGAACAAAAGTGAGATCAATGCAATACCAAAAGGAACGGGTGATATTCCAATTCTAAAAGCAAAATCCTCAAGCCATTTTTGTAATAATATGTAGGCTGGAATAATTCCAATTCCAAATCCTATGACACAGAAAACAATGTATTGTTTTGATAATTCTTTTAACAAAACATCGGTTTCTGCTCCTAATGTTTTTCTAATGGCGATTTCTTTCAGTCTTCTCTCCATCGAAAATGATGCCAAAGCGAACAATCCGAAGATTGCAATTATAATTACGACCAAATTTAGGATAAAAAACAGGTTTTTTTGCTTTACTTGTTCTTCATAAGTCTTTGCAAATCCTTTGTTAACAAATTCGTAATCAAAAGGATAGTCTGGGTTTACGTTTTTCTCCCAATATAATTTCAATTTTTCCAACGTTTCTGTTAAATTATTTGGAGAAACCTTCACGTAGACATTTTGAAAGTTATTCCATTTTAAAGTTCTATTGTTTATAAAAACCATTGGAGGAACTTTGTCTTGCAGTCCAGTAATATGAAAATCCTTTACAACACCAACAATTTTAAATTTCATATTTCCTTTTTCATTTCCCCATCCAGAGGATATAATTGTGTTTATGGGATTTTTAAGTCCCAAAGTTTTAGCAAGGGTTTCATTTATAAGCCAGTTATCGATAGTATCTGAAGCAAATTTTGGAGACAAATCTCGGCCTTCTACTATTTTAATTTTCATCATTTCTAAAAAGCCAAAATCCATTTCAACATTTCTAGGCTGCACAAAAACACCATTATGAGTAAAACCAGAACTTGAATTTGTGCTATTCCCAAAAGTACCGGCAAAAGTAGAAACTTCATCAACGCCAGGTATTTTAAAAATCTCCTGTTTTGTGGTTTTATACTTTTGCAGCTTTGTGCCAAAATCTTGATAATTAAAAGGAATTCTGATTATCTGATTGCCACTAAATCCAAGATCTTTATTCATCATGTATTCTACCTGAGAATTTACAATTAAGGCGCCAATGATGAAAAAAGCAGCGATTCCAAATTGAAAAATAAGCATAGAATTCCGAATCCAGATGCCACTTTTACTTCTTGAAAAATTGCCTTTGAGAACTTTTAACGTTTCAAAATTGGAGATGTAAACAGCTGGAAAAATACCTGCAAGAATGATTACTAATCCAAAAATCAAAATGAGTTGCAGGTAAAATTCGCCGCCATTGATAGTTAAGTTTTTTTTCAAAAACGCATTGTAAAATGGAAGAGAGAGTTCTACAATTGCCAAAGCAAACAAAATGGCAAGAGTTACAATTATTGCAGTTTCAAATATAAATTGGGTAATGATTTGTTTTTTTGAAGCGCCTACGATTTTGCGAACGCCAACTTCTTTTGCACGTTTTATTGCGGAAGCAGTTGCGAGATTAATGTAATTAACCAATGATAGGATTAAAATTAAAAGAGACAAACCCGCCATGATGTATAGAAGCTGTAAGTTTCCTTTGCCTTCTGGAGATGATGATCCTGAAGATTTTGTACCGTGCAAGTAGCTTGTTTTCAGCTGATCTAATATGATTTTAATTTCACCATTTTCTTTTACATATTGTTCAACAGTCTGACCGCTTTCTTTGGCATCTTTTAAAGTTCTATTTACAAAATTGACATTATGCATTTTCTTTAAAACTACATTAATGGCAGCATCTTTTTTGGTTTTGATCATTAAACCATAATTGAAATTTCCCCATTGATTAATGTCGTCTTCTCGAACAATTCCTCCAAAAACAAAATTTGGTTCAATAGAAGATGGTTGCATAATATGATAAACAGCTTTTACAGTAAAAGGTTGATCTTTATAGGTAATAGATTTTCCTATCGGATCTTCACTTCCAAAAAGTAATTTAGCCTGCTTTTCCGAAATTGCAACACTGTTTTTTTCTTTAAGAATATCTTTTTTTGCCCCTTTTATTATAGGAAAAGGATAAAAATCAAAGAAATTATTATCGGTTACCGTTATTTTTTTATCGATTACTTTTTTGTTCTGATATTTTATAACCGATTGGTCATACCAAACATTTAAGAAACAAATTTGTTCGATTTCAGGAATTGTTGCTTTACAGGTATTTCCAAAAGGAATGGAGCTTGTTGCCCATGTATCACCAGTTCTTCCTATTTTGTTGAGAACTTGATAGACATTTTCTTTTTCTGGATTCCATTGATTATATGCATGTTCATTGTTCCAATAGAGAATGGCGAAAATAACACCAGAAATCCCGATGCTTAAACCTAAAACATTTAAAAACGAAAACAGTTTGCTTTGCTTTAAATGATAAATAAATATTTTAAACCAGTTAAAAATCATTTTGGTATATGTTTTTATAGTTAATATGGCAGTTTTAGAAAACCGTTTTTGGTTTTAAATCATAGTAAATATTTTGCAGACAAGTTCTACCAGAACAACGAATGCAGTAACGATAATTTTGATCATCATTTTATTATTTAGCGTCCATAAAAACATCAACATTGCGTTGATTTAACCTTTCAGAAAATATAACTCCGTCTTTCATATGAATAGTTTTTTGCGAAAAAGAAGCATCATAATCAGAGTGGGTAACCATCAATATTGTAGCGCCTTTAGCGTGTAAATCGGTTAAAAGTTCCATTACTTCATTACCGTTTTTGCTGTCTAGATTTCCAGTTGGCTCATCGGCTAAAATAATTTTGGGGTCATTGACCAAAGCTCTTGCAACGGCAACTCTCTGCTGTTGTCCGCCTGAAAGTTGTTGCGGAAAATGTTTCAAACGATGTGAGATATTCAATTTCTCTGCAATAGCTTCGATTTTTTGCTTTCTTTCAGAAGCTTTTACATTGTTGTAAAGAAGTGGTAATTCGATATTGTCATAAACAGAAAGTTCGTCGATCAGGTTGAAGTTCTGAAAAATGAAACCAATATTTTCTTTTCTCACTTTTGCTCTTCCTTTTTCTTTTAGACCAATCATTTCTTGGTCAAGCAATTTGTAGCTTCCGTCGTTTGCACTGTCCAAAAGTCCAATAATATTTAATAAAGTTGATTTTCCACAGCCAGAAGGCCCCATGATAGTTAAAAAATCTCCTTTTTTTATTTCTAAATTGATGCCACTCAAAGCAGCAGTTTCGATTTCTTCGGTTCTAAAAACTTTGGTTAAATTCTGAATTGTGATCATAATTTTTTAAGGTTTTGAAATGTTATTAAAAACGTTTTTTGATTGATGATTGATGTCTTTTCTGCAAGGTTTTTAAAACCTTGTAGTTATTTCTTTTTTTTGTATTTATTGTTGCTGAAGCGAAAGCTCTTCAATGTCTTTATAATCCGAGTAAGAAGAAGTAATTACAGATTCGCCTTCTTTTAAGCCTTCTAGAACTTCATAATAAGAAGGATTTTCGCGTCCTAATTTTATGTTTCTTCTTTCGGCTTTATTTCCTTTTACTACAAAAATCCATTTTCCTGCTGCTTCCTGATTAAAGCTTCCTTTTGGAATTACTAATGTTTTGTTCTTTTCAGATAAAATTAGTTTTACGCCAAAACTAAGACCGTCCTGTAAAGCAATATTTTCTTTTGAGGTAAATACCAGTTCGACTGTAAAATGTCCGCCTTTTACTTCCGGTATTACTTTAGTAACCAAAACTTCAAGATTTTTACCTTTAAATTCAACCTGACCTTTAAGACCTTCTCTTATTTTTTCCAGATAAAATTCATCTACGTCAGCAACTAGTTTGTAGCCTTTTTTAGAATCGATTTTCCCGATGCTTTGACCAGCCTGAAAGTTTTGACCTAATACTGCTTCAAAAGAAGTTAATCTTCCCGTTTCGGGTGCTGTAATCAAGAAATTCTTTTTGTTGTTTCTAAGTATTTCCAAACTCTTTTCCATTGTCTGAATCGAGCGGTTAATTTGAGAAATCTGAACCTGATTGCTTTGTTTTTCTTTTTGAATGCTTTGCTGAATTGTTTTTTTACGTTCTTCCTGAAAACGAAGACTTTCTTTAAAAGTGTTCCAGTCGTTTTTCGAAATCACGTCTTTGGCAAACAATTTAGCGTTTACATCGTATAATCTTTTAGCGTCGTTGTAATCATGTTCGATTAGGACAAAATCTTTGGTCAAGTTTAATTCTTGGTTTCTAATATTTAGTTTTCCTGTATTTAAATTGTTAATCTGCTCGATAATAGCGGTTTCTTGCGTTAGGTAATTCAATTCTGTATTTGGATTGTATAAGCGAGCAAGAGATTGTCCTTTGGTAACCATGGCGCCATTTTCCACAAAAATTTCTTTTACAGAACCACCTTCGGTTACATTTACAAGCATTACGTTCAATGGCTCAACTTTTGCCTGAAAAACAACGAAATCTTCAAAAAAAGCTTTTTCTGCTTTTTGGATTGTGATTTCCTCAGTCTTTACATTTAAAGTTCGTTTAGTATTAAATGCAAAAACGACGATAATCACTAAAACTAAAAAAGCAACGATTGCTATTGTGAGATATCTAAATTTTTTATTTTTACGAGGAATTATCTTGTCCATTTTTTTTAATATTTTGCTGATAATCAATAGGTAAATACTGTGCCATAAAAATTATTATTTGTAAAGTGTTGATTTTAAAGAGTATTTTAAAGCCTCTTAAAAAAAGTAGTGTTCGATAATGAACAGTTGACCGTTCGGAAGCGGACAGAAAAAATATCTTATGCGAAAAAAACAAGCCCAAATATTAATAGTTGACGATCAGGAAGAAATTCTTTTTTCGGCAAAAATGATTCTCAAAAAACATTTTGAAACGATTTTTACAGAAAATAATCCTAAAAAAATCATTTCAATCTTGGCCGAAAATGAAATAAATGTGGTTTTGCTGGATATGAATTACCGAATTGGTTTTGAAGACGGGCGCGAAGGAATTCATTGGCTGAAAGAAATTAAAACGCTTTCGCCAAATACAATTGTAATTTTAATGACAGCTTTTGGCAAAATAGAAACAGCAGTAGAAAGCATCAAAATTGGCGCTTTTGATTATGTTTTAAAGCCATGGAATAATGAAAAATTACTGGAAACGATTGATAAAGCAGTTGTCGAAAGCAGAAAAAACAGTAAAAAAACAGCTGTTGAAAATGACGGCAAATCTGAAAAGAAATATTTCGTTGGAACTTCTGCCAAAATAAAACAAGCTTATTCTATTGCCGAAAAAGTAGCGAGAACCGATGCAAACGTTCTGATTTTAGGTGAAAACGGAACAGGAAAATATGTTTTTGCGGAGTTTATTCAGCAGCATTCCGAAAGAAAAAATCAGCCTTTTGTACATGTAGATTTGGGATCTTTAAGTGATAATTTATTCGAAAGTGAACTTTTCGGTTATGCTAAAGGTGCTTTTACCGATGCCAAAATTGACACTCCCGGCCGTTTTGAAAATGCTGCAAACGGAACCATTTTTTTAGATGAAATCGGAAATATTCCGTTGCATTTGCAAGCCAAATTGCTTCATGTTTTACAGACCAAAACCGTGACACGTTTGGGAGAGAGCAAACCAAGACCTTTGAATGTTCGTGTGATTGCAGCCACAAACAGCGACATTAAAACCGAAGTGAAAAATAAAACTTTTCGTGAAGATTTGCTTTATAGAATCAATACCATGGAAATCAATCTGCCTTCCTTAAGAGAACGAAAAGATGATATTGTACCCATGGCCAATTTTATTCTCGAGCAAATAGCCCAAAAATACAATCAAGAAAATTGGCATTTTGAAGAAAATGCAGCTCCTTATTTAGAAAGATATCCATGGAAAGGAAATGTTCGTGAGATGGAGAACAAAATCGAACGTGCTTTAATTTTGGCCGAAAATAATACAATTTCTGTATTGGATTTAGATATTTTGGATTTTGAAGAAATTCAAGAAAACGATGAAAATCCTTTATCAGAAATGGAAAAAGGCGCTATCGAAAAAGCCTTGTTCAAACACAACGGTAACATCAGTAAAACAGCTGAGGAATTGGGATTATCGAGAGCAGCTTTATACCGGAGAATTGAAAAGTACGATCTGAAGAATTAAACGTAAATTAAGTTTTGCCACAGATTAAAAGGATTAGAATGATTTTTTAGCGTTGTGTATTTTATTTGAATTGAACAGACAGAAAATATAATCCTATTAATCCTTTTAATCTGTGGCTAAAAGAAAATAAACATGAAGAATTGGAAGTTTTATAACGCACTATTTGTGAGGGTTCTGTTTGTAATGGTGCTCTTTTTGGGCAGCGTTTTGTTGTTGTACAAAGGGTTTCGATTCAATGCGCTTTTGGTAGGATTTTTTGTTTTAGTTTTTTTGTTTGAAATGTACTTTTTTGTCAAAAGCCAATTATTATTCTATGATAAAACCATCGATTCAATATTACATGATGACTTTTCAACCTATTTTCCAGAAGAACATAAGAAAGACAATTTCAATAGCTTGTATCGTTTGTATGGCACCTTGAAAGTTCAGAGACAAGAGCAGATCTCCAAAGAGTTAATTTATCAATCGATTTTAAATAGTATTGACACTGCTGCTTTAATTTTAGAAAAAGAAAACGATTCTTGGTCGATTTTTATCATGAATGACTGCTTTTCAAATCTCTTTAAAGTCCCTAAAGTTGGTCATTGGAAATACCTAAAAAATTATCTTCCTGCACTTTGCAACGAAATAGAAAATGTTGATTTTGCAGAACTTAAAACCGCAATTTCGATTAAAATAGAAGATCAGGATCTGCAGACTTTTATGCTTCAGACTTCGCGTACACAAACTTATAACAAAGAATATTTCATCATTCTATTAGACAGTATTCAGCGTGTAATTGAGAAGAAAGAGAAAGAAGCCTGGATTAATCTTATGAAAATTATTTCGCATGAATTAATGAATTCCTTAACGCCGATTCGAGCGCTTTCGCAGAATCTCCTTCATATTGTCGATCAGGAAGAATTAGAAGAGGATGATTTCGAAGACATTAAAAGCAGTATTTCTACCATCATAAACAGAAGCGATCATTTACAGGTTTTTGTGGAGAATTACAGAAAACTGGCCATGCTTCCAACACCAAACAAACAAATGACACCAATTAATGCTTTGTTTGAAGATTGCCTCCGAATCATGAATCCGATTATAAAAGCGGAAGGAATTGAATTGATTAATGAAATTCATAGCTCTCGTTCGATTATGATAGATAAAAACCAAATGGAGCAGGTAATTATTAATTTGATTACGAATAGTATTCATGCCTTAAAAGAAAAGACAGAAAAGAAATTGATTCTTTCGAGTTATACTGAAAACAATCGTTTTTTTATTGTGATTTCAGATAATGGAAGAGGAGTCGATCCTGAAATTCGTGATAAAGTTTTCCTGCCATTTTTTACGACTAGAAAAGATGGCGCAGGAATTGGCTTAACGCTCTCTAAAAACATCATTGAAGCACACGGCGGTTATTTAAGCTACCAAACCGATGCCGAAAAAACCGATTTTGTGATTTGTTTGATTTAAATTTAGCTCTCCTGCAAGGTTTCCAAAACCTTGTAGGTATGATATTTTAAAGATTAGTTTGAGAAATAGAAGAGTATAGACCTACAAGGTTTTGGAAACCTTGCAGGAAGTCATACAGAGTTTTTTACGATTCAATCTCGGGTTTCCAAAAGTGTTTTTCAAAATCAACAATCTGATTGTTAACGACTTTAATTCCTTCGTTTTCTAATAATTGCTGCATTAAATTGGTTCCGTCAAAATGGTGTTTCCCAGTCAAAAGTCCTTTTTGGTTTACTACTCTATGTGCGGGAACATCATCCATGTTATGACAGGCATTCATGGCCCAGCCAACCATTCTTGCTGATCGTGCCGTTCCTAAAGCTTTTGCAATTGCACCATAAGAAGTTACTTTTCCGTAAGGAATTTGTCTTGCGATTACATAAACTCTTTCGAAAAAATTTTCCTCAGCCATAATAGATAAAAAATTACAATGATTTACTAATAAAATTTTCCCGCAGATTTTGCGGATTTAACAGATAAAATTAAATTAAAAATCTTTCTACATCTGCAAAATCTGCGGGAAACTTAAATTTATACCGAAAGATAAAAGTCTCCTTAATCTGTGGAGATATAAAATTAACCGAAATAGTAATTTAAAATATTGAAAAGTGTTACAAGAGCAATTACACCCGTAATGCTTCCAATAATAGTATTCATATTTCGCATTAAGTAATCAGTTTTCTTTTCGATTTTTCCGAAGAAAGCAATGTAACTGTACAAAGCAGCAAATGATCCCAAAACAGATCCTAATACAAAAGTAAAAATGATATTGTTTTCGAATGCAAAAAGATGATAGGAAGCCAAAGTAACGCTTACCACAACGTAATACGGAATTGGAAAGAAATTTAATCCAGAGAGTAGCATTCCCAAAAAGAAACGACTTTTTTTACTGCTCTTCTTAATCTTCGATTTTTTCTTGGTTTTAGGATCTTTGGCAATAAACAAAAAGTAAATCGTTAAGATTGAAAAAATAAAAAAACCAGCTTCTCTCAGCAAGGTTACCACATCTGGTCTATTATCTATAACTCTTGCAAAAAGAACCGAAACATAAACCTGAAAAAAAATAACGAGAACCGCACCAATAACAAACCATAAGGCATTCTTTTTTCCTTCTTTCAGATTTATTTTAGCTGCCGTCATGTTGATTAATCCCGGAGGAATAATCCCAATAATAGCGGCAATGAAACCTGAAAGTAATGGAGCAAGATATACCATTCAGCAGTTTGTGTGGTTAAAAGGTTGTTTTCAAAATTAAATTAGTCTTTAATTTTGAAACGAATATACGTAATTGCCTTGTTAATTTCTAGATATTGTTTCTCATAAAATGTCTGAATTGAAGTGACAACTTCTGGACTTCCTTCATTTTTGTAAACATTATGGTTCGCATATAAAACTTCGTGCCCTTCTCCATGAAGTAAACCAAGTGTATATCCATGCATAAATTCGCTGTCGGTTTTTAAGTTTACGACACCATCTTTTTTAAGAATCTTTTTGTATAATTTCAAGAATTCAGAATTGGTCATTCTGTGTTTCGTTCTTTTGTATTTGATCTGCGGATCTGGGAAAGTAATCCAGATTTCATCTACTTCGCCTTCGGCAAAAATATGATTGATCAATTCGATTTGAGTACGTACAAAAGCCACATTATGAAGACCGTCTTCAACAGCAGTTTTAGCACCACGCCAAAAACGAGCACCTTTAATGTCAATTCCGATAAAATTTTTGTCTGGGTATTTTTCAGCTAATCCAACAGAATATTCTCCTTTTCCACATCCTAACTCTAAAACTAAAGGATTGTCATTTTTAAAGAAGTCAGAGTTCCATTTTCCTCTTAAAGGCATTAAATTGCCCACAACTTCTTCTCTAGTTGGTTGAAAAACGTTTTGAAATGTTTCGTTCTCTCTGAATCTTTTAAGTTTATTTTTGCTTCCCACTTTTAAAAATTTTTGGCAAAATTAAGGAATATAAACGAATGAAACGGCTTAAGAAGGTTTAAATGTTTTTCGCCACGAATTCACGAATTGTACTTTATTTATTTTTGCCACAGATTATAAAGATTAAAAAGATTTTCAAATCTGTGCTTAAAATTTTAAAGCCACGAATTCACGAATTTTATTTTTAAAATAATTCGTGAATTCGTGGCTGAAAAAAAAATATTTTTTAACCGTAATGTGGTTCTGTAATTGGTTGTGCTTTTGGATCTAGAGATTCATCGTGCTGAGATAAATCCAGTCCAATATGTTCCGATTCTTCAGAAACTCTCAATGGAATAATAAAGTTCGTTACTTTAAATAAGAAATAAGCTCCGAAGAAAGTAAAGACAGAAACTAAAACTAAGGCCATCATATGGTGTCCGAAAACATTCCATCCTCCGTGTAATAAACTTGCATTTTCGCCGTGAGCAAAAATCGCAGTTAAAATCATTCCCATAATTCCACCAACACCGTGGCAGGCAAAAACGTCAAGAGTATCGTCAAATCTTTTTGAATATTTACAGTTTACAGCCGTGTTAGAAACCAAAGCCGTCACAAATCCGAAGAACATACTTTCTGGAACCGAAATAAATCCTGCAGCTGGTGTAATGGCAACTAAACCAACAACAGCTCCAATACAAGCACCTAAAGCAGAAACTTTTCTTCCGTTCATTCTATCGAAGAAAATCCAAGTTAACATAGCAGCAGCCGATGAAGTAGTGGTTGTTGCAAAAGCCATAGCGGCTGTTCCGTTGGCAGCAAGAGCAGATCCAGCGTTGAATCCGAACCAACCAAACCAAAGCATTCCAGTTCCTAATAATACAAACGGAATATTGGTTGGAATATGCTGGCTGTTTTTTCTTTTTCCTAAAACAATAACACCTGCCAAAGCTGCAAAACCGGAACTCATGTGAACCACAGTTCCTCCTGCGAAATCCTTAACACCAAAATAACTTCCTAAAACACCCGTTGGATACCAAACGGCGTGACATAAAGGAGCATATATGAAAATCGTAAATAAACTAATGAAGACTAAGTAAGAGATAAAACGAACACGTTCTGCAAAAGAACCTGTAATGATTGCAGGACAAATGATCGCAAATTTCATTTGAAACAAAGCAAAAAGCATAAACGGAATCGTGTTTGCCAATTGTTTATGAGGTAGAACGCCTACATAATCCATAAAAGCAAAAGTGGTCGGATTTCCGAAAAAGCTGTAAAAATGATCTCCAGAACCAAAACCAACTGGCTCTCCAAACGCTAAACTAAAAGCAACAACAACCCATAAAAGTGTTACAACTCCCAAACAGATAAAACTCTGAAGCATAGTCGAAATAACGTTTTTCTTTCCTACCATTCCACCATAAAAGAAAGATAATCCAGGTGTCATGATTAAGACTAAACAGCTTGAAGTAAGCATCCAGGCAACATCGGCAGGAACAATATGATCTGTTGTTCCAAATTCTGATAAAACATAACTATTTTCTGTTACTGTTGGCCAAAATGCACCAATTGTGCATACGACACTGATCATAATAAAGGAAATAATCCAGCGTTTTTCTATTTTCATTTTTAAAATACTTTGTTTAACCCTATTTTTTTTGGGGTCAAAGTTAAAAAAAAATAAATATTCTCGTTTTGAAGGCTGTTAAATTAGAGGTCTGGGTTTTATTTTGATCGATTTTTTAAAATACACATCATTTTTTTGACAGTATCTTATTTTAAAGTTACAAAAAAGCACCGTTTTTGCCGAATTAATTAAAATTAATTTCTTAATTCGGCTTCTAAGGTGCTCGAAAAGTTATGTTTATAAAAAGAAACAGGTGAAATGTTTTATTTCTTTTGAAGCTTTGTTATCAAAGTGTCTTCGATTGGTGCTTTGATTTTGGTTACCGCATCAACCTCATCGTTTGGAATCGTCATCGATAAAACATAATGCTGGATTTTCCATTCGTTACCTACTTTTGCCAAAACTCCAGAACCACGGCAGATTTTCATTTGTGTATCTAACAATTCATCAAACCAAGCAATTTTTCCAGTTTTGTCAAAAAAGATATGACGTTCTAAAGCTTTAAAGTTCCAAGTTGTTCCTTTGTCAAAATAAGGTTTTGCCCAGATTGCGAATTCTTTTTTAGTCCAGTTTTCGGTT
This portion of the Flavobacterium panacagri genome encodes:
- a CDS encoding ABC transporter permease, producing the protein MIFNWFKIFIYHLKQSKLFSFLNVLGLSIGISGVIFAILYWNNEHAYNQWNPEKENVYQVLNKIGRTGDTWATSSIPFGNTCKATIPEIEQICFLNVWYDQSVIKYQNKKVIDKKITVTDNNFFDFYPFPIIKGAKKDILKEKNSVAISEKQAKLLFGSEDPIGKSITYKDQPFTVKAVYHIMQPSSIEPNFVFGGIVREDDINQWGNFNYGLMIKTKKDAAINVVLKKMHNVNFVNRTLKDAKESGQTVEQYVKENGEIKIILDQLKTSYLHGTKSSGSSSPEGKGNLQLLYIMAGLSLLILILSLVNYINLATASAIKRAKEVGVRKIVGASKKQIITQFIFETAIIVTLAILFALAIVELSLPFYNAFLKKNLTINGGEFYLQLILIFGLVIILAGIFPAVYISNFETLKVLKGNFSRSKSGIWIRNSMLIFQFGIAAFFIIGALIVNSQVEYMMNKDLGFSGNQIIRIPFNYQDFGTKLQKYKTTKQEIFKIPGVDEVSTFAGTFGNSTNSSSGFTHNGVFVQPRNVEMDFGFLEMMKIKIVEGRDLSPKFASDTIDNWLINETLAKTLGLKNPINTIISSGWGNEKGNMKFKIVGVVKDFHITGLQDKVPPMVFINNRTLKWNNFQNVYVKVSPNNLTETLEKLKLYWEKNVNPDYPFDYEFVNKGFAKTYEEQVKQKNLFFILNLVVIIIAIFGLFALASFSMERRLKEIAIRKTLGAETDVLLKELSKQYIVFCVIGFGIGIIPAYILLQKWLEDFAFRIGISPVPFGIALISLLFLTLLIVLTKAFQVTKIDVLKYLKYE
- a CDS encoding ABC transporter ATP-binding protein, yielding MITIQNLTKVFRTEEIETAALSGINLEIKKGDFLTIMGPSGCGKSTLLNIIGLLDSANDGSYKLLDQEMIGLKEKGRAKVRKENIGFIFQNFNLIDELSVYDNIELPLLYNNVKASERKQKIEAIAEKLNISHRLKHFPQQLSGGQQQRVAVARALVNDPKIILADEPTGNLDSKNGNEVMELLTDLHAKGATILMVTHSDYDASFSQKTIHMKDGVIFSERLNQRNVDVFMDAK
- a CDS encoding sigma-54-dependent transcriptional regulator, whose amino-acid sequence is MRKKQAQILIVDDQEEILFSAKMILKKHFETIFTENNPKKIISILAENEINVVLLDMNYRIGFEDGREGIHWLKEIKTLSPNTIVILMTAFGKIETAVESIKIGAFDYVLKPWNNEKLLETIDKAVVESRKNSKKTAVENDGKSEKKYFVGTSAKIKQAYSIAEKVARTDANVLILGENGTGKYVFAEFIQQHSERKNQPFVHVDLGSLSDNLFESELFGYAKGAFTDAKIDTPGRFENAANGTIFLDEIGNIPLHLQAKLLHVLQTKTVTRLGESKPRPLNVRVIAATNSDIKTEVKNKTFREDLLYRINTMEINLPSLRERKDDIVPMANFILEQIAQKYNQENWHFEENAAPYLERYPWKGNVREMENKIERALILAENNTISVLDLDILDFEEIQENDENPLSEMEKGAIEKALFKHNGNISKTAEELGLSRAALYRRIEKYDLKN
- a CDS encoding efflux RND transporter periplasmic adaptor subunit, which translates into the protein MDKIIPRKNKKFRYLTIAIVAFLVLVIIVVFAFNTKRTLNVKTEEITIQKAEKAFFEDFVVFQAKVEPLNVMLVNVTEGGSVKEIFVENGAMVTKGQSLARLYNPNTELNYLTQETAIIEQINNLNTGKLNIRNQELNLTKDFVLIEHDYNDAKRLYDVNAKLFAKDVISKNDWNTFKESLRFQEERKKTIQQSIQKEKQSNQVQISQINRSIQTMEKSLEILRNNKKNFLITAPETGRLTSFEAVLGQNFQAGQSIGKIDSKKGYKLVADVDEFYLEKIREGLKGQVEFKGKNLEVLVTKVIPEVKGGHFTVELVFTSKENIALQDGLSFGVKLILSEKNKTLVIPKGSFNQEAAGKWIFVVKGNKAERRNIKLGRENPSYYEVLEGLKEGESVITSSYSDYKDIEELSLQQQ
- a CDS encoding L,D-transpeptidase family protein is translated as MRNFTFSTIIIAISFFAFSFHLYSGKTEIKKASIKHKYVVALTIDAASLNAFFKKYPKLKKYQKDVEDLYKNKQYKSIWYDDKNITEFGALLYQKVNVLKDQGINSEMPYKEVIDQAFNESDNIEPPQIDTELLLTSMYIFYASNVYSGVDPATLKKIGWYLPAKSISYSKILDSLIVDTNRLNEDDNLLFSQYYKLKDALKKYRQIEKDNLWQKITIDSLNYKDLRPDDTAVAIKQIRNRLFVVGDLKRDSQSDVYDEELMAGVLDYKKRYNLKINYAITRDHINQMNEPISKSIKTIMLNMERCRWIPTNLSKAEEYVMVNIPSFRMFYVKDGKYALVSDIFVGNRLSETVIFSGTMDRIVFSPYWYVPNSIIQNELKLQMARDKNYLADHNMEWNGGKVRQKPGPKNSLGLVKFMFPNPNDIYMHDTPAKSLFEFENRTFSHGCINVKEAKNLALAILKDDPDWPVDKIDKAMSGEKETTCMLKHKIPVYIGYFTAWVQDNGEINFFPDVYSRDESLDKLLYSDSVTMK